A DNA window from Amycolatopsis sp. DSM 110486 contains the following coding sequences:
- the galK gene encoding galactokinase — translation MSAAEDAAGAFHRIHGRAPAGVWSAPGRVNLIGEHTDYNDGFVLPFALPHRLAVAATPRDDSKLNVATLGDDGQFQYSDLLDIASLEPGSVEGWAAYPAGVAWVLRDHGHATGADLVIAGDVPSGAGLSSSHALECAVTLALLGLAGVELDAGLPGTPTRPEIARWVQRSENDFVGAPTGLLDQTASLCCQDSCVLFLDVRSGEMEQVPFPLAEAGVRVLIMDTRTKHSHAEGGYGERRRGTERAAELLGVKALRDVTLEGLDAALAQLPDDLAPLVRHVVTENQRVLDVVALLREGRLTDIGPHLDASHASMRDDYRISTSELDLAVDSARSAGALGARMTGGGFGGSAIALVREADLEHVRTAVEQAFEAAGLRRPRTFTAVPSRGAGRDAV, via the coding sequence GTGAGCGCCGCCGAAGACGCCGCAGGCGCGTTCCACCGGATCCACGGCCGCGCCCCGGCCGGGGTCTGGTCCGCTCCCGGCCGGGTGAACCTGATCGGTGAGCACACCGACTACAACGACGGCTTCGTGCTGCCCTTCGCCCTCCCCCACCGCCTCGCCGTGGCGGCCACGCCGCGTGACGACAGCAAGCTCAACGTCGCCACCCTCGGCGACGACGGCCAGTTCCAATACTCCGATCTCCTCGACATCGCTTCCCTCGAACCGGGTTCGGTCGAGGGGTGGGCCGCCTATCCCGCGGGCGTCGCCTGGGTGCTGCGCGACCACGGCCACGCCACGGGCGCGGACCTGGTCATCGCCGGCGACGTCCCCTCCGGCGCCGGCCTGTCCTCGTCCCATGCCCTCGAGTGCGCCGTCACGCTCGCGCTGCTCGGCCTCGCCGGCGTCGAACTCGACGCCGGGCTGCCCGGCACCCCGACCCGCCCGGAGATCGCCCGCTGGGTGCAGCGTTCCGAAAACGACTTCGTCGGCGCCCCCACCGGCCTGCTGGACCAGACGGCGTCCTTGTGCTGCCAGGACTCCTGCGTGCTGTTCCTCGACGTCCGCTCCGGCGAGATGGAACAGGTGCCCTTCCCGCTCGCCGAGGCCGGCGTCCGCGTGCTGATCATGGACACGCGCACCAAGCACTCCCACGCCGAAGGCGGCTACGGCGAACGCCGCCGCGGCACCGAGCGCGCCGCCGAGCTGCTGGGCGTGAAGGCCCTGCGCGACGTCACCCTCGAAGGCCTGGACGCAGCGCTGGCCCAGCTGCCGGACGACCTCGCGCCGCTCGTGCGCCACGTGGTCACCGAGAACCAGCGCGTGCTCGACGTCGTGGCCCTACTGCGCGAGGGCCGCCTCACCGACATCGGCCCGCACCTGGACGCCTCCCACGCCAGCATGCGCGACGACTACCGCATCTCCACCTCCGAACTCGACCTCGCCGTGGACTCCGCCCGCTCAGCCGGCGCCCTGGGTGCCCGCATGACCGGCGGCGGCTTCGGCGGCTCGGCCATCGCGCTGGTCCGCGAGGCCGACCTGGAGCACGTCCGCACTGCGGTCGAGCAGGCCTTCGAGGCCGCCGGGCTCCGCCGCCCCCGCACGTTCACCGCGGTCCCTTCCCGCGGCGCGGGCCGCGACGCCGTCTGA
- a CDS encoding metal-dependent transcriptional regulator, producing the protein MSYADEGDSVNDLIDTTEMYLRTIYELEEEGVVPLRARIAERLQQSGPTVSQTVARMERDGLVVVADDRHLQLTDHGRELAIAVMRKHRLAERLLVDVIGLEWEHVHTEACRWEHVMSEAVERKLVKLLDHPTTSPYGNPIPGLDKLGDGDPAPPAESDLVRLDEFARTGGGDVVVRRIAEHVQLDESLLTELKSVGIVPGGRVTVGKANGGTVTIEVTGSDSSAQVSTSALHAVLAQAR; encoded by the coding sequence ATGAGCTACGCGGACGAAGGGGACAGCGTGAACGATCTCATCGACACCACCGAGATGTACTTGCGTACCATCTACGAGCTTGAAGAAGAGGGTGTCGTCCCGCTGCGGGCACGGATCGCCGAACGCCTGCAGCAGAGCGGGCCGACCGTGAGCCAGACCGTGGCCAGGATGGAACGCGACGGGCTGGTGGTCGTGGCCGACGACCGGCACCTGCAGCTGACCGACCACGGTCGTGAGCTGGCCATCGCCGTGATGCGCAAGCACCGTCTCGCCGAGCGCCTCCTCGTCGACGTCATCGGGCTCGAGTGGGAACACGTGCACACCGAGGCGTGCCGCTGGGAACACGTGATGAGCGAGGCCGTCGAGCGCAAGCTGGTCAAGCTGCTCGACCACCCGACCACCTCGCCCTACGGCAACCCGATCCCGGGCCTCGACAAGCTGGGCGACGGCGACCCCGCGCCGCCCGCCGAGTCCGACCTCGTGCGCCTCGACGAGTTCGCCCGCACCGGCGGCGGCGACGTCGTGGTGCGGCGCATCGCCGAGCACGTGCAGCTCGACGAGTCGCTGCTCACCGAGCTCAAGTCCGTCGGCATCGTGCCCGGCGGCCGCGTCACGGTCGGCAAGGCCAACGGCGGCACCGTGACCATCGAGGTCACCGGCAGCGACTCCTCGGCACAGGTGTCCACCTCGGCGCTGCACGCCGTGCTGGCGCAGGCCCGGTGA
- a CDS encoding sulfurtransferase — MGPLITPAELAALPEARRPVVLDVRWRLAGPPAAESYREGHVPGAVFVDLDTALAAPPGDGGRHPLPDPADLQRELREAGVSAGRPVIVYDDADGSVAARAWWLLRWAGHTDVAVLDGGYAAWLAEGRETTTDAPTPEPGDFEVRPGGMPVLTADEAAARARAGVLFDARAHARYTGETEPVDPRAGHIPGAISAPSAEHVGEDGRWRTPADLAARFAGLGLEEGTPVGAYCGSGVTASSVVLALEVAGHPEPAALYAGSWSHWSRDPERPAATGPERG, encoded by the coding sequence ATGGGACCGCTGATCACCCCCGCCGAGCTCGCCGCCCTGCCCGAAGCGCGGCGCCCCGTGGTGCTGGACGTCCGCTGGCGCCTGGCCGGGCCGCCCGCCGCCGAGTCCTACCGCGAGGGCCACGTGCCCGGGGCGGTGTTCGTCGACCTCGACACCGCGCTGGCCGCCCCGCCCGGCGACGGCGGCCGCCACCCCCTGCCCGACCCCGCCGATCTGCAGCGTGAGCTGCGCGAAGCCGGCGTGAGCGCCGGGCGCCCGGTGATCGTGTACGACGACGCCGACGGCTCCGTCGCCGCGCGGGCCTGGTGGTTGCTGCGCTGGGCCGGCCACACCGACGTGGCGGTGCTCGACGGCGGTTACGCAGCGTGGCTCGCCGAAGGCCGCGAAACGACCACCGACGCCCCGACCCCCGAACCCGGCGACTTCGAGGTGCGCCCGGGCGGCATGCCGGTGCTCACCGCCGACGAAGCCGCCGCCCGCGCCCGCGCCGGAGTGCTGTTCGACGCCCGTGCGCACGCGCGCTACACGGGCGAGACCGAGCCGGTCGACCCGCGCGCCGGCCACATCCCCGGGGCGATCAGCGCGCCGTCGGCCGAGCACGTCGGTGAAGACGGCCGCTGGCGCACGCCCGCCGACCTCGCCGCGCGCTTCGCGGGCCTGGGGCTCGAAGAAGGCACCCCCGTCGGCGCCTACTGCGGCTCCGGCGTCACCGCTTCGTCGGTCGTGCTCGCGCTGGAAGTCGCGGGCCACCCCGAGCCGGCGGCGCTGTACGCCGGCTCCTGGTCGCACTGGTCGCGCGACCCCGAACGCCCCGCCGCGACCGGCCCCGAGCGCGGCTGA
- a CDS encoding acetoin utilization protein AcuC — MSSPAVVWDAALLGYDLGGEHPFNPVRLELTIRLATELGVLNDVELLVPTAAGDEELLRIHAPEYLAAVREAPLVGWDVGHGLGTADNPVFSGMHDASALVVGSTLLAARKIAEGEVKRAVNIAGGLHHAMRDYASGFCVYNDCAIAISWLLDHGFDRIAYLDTDVHHGDGVQTAFYDDPRVLTVSLHQHPFTLWPGTGYAAEIGNGKAAGTSVNIPLPPHTKDPGWLRAFNAVVPSLLAEFEPQILVTQCGVDSHEEDPLADLSLSVDGHRTIYSTMRDLAETYSGGRWLAVGGGGYQLIRVVPRSWTHLIATVLDRDVAPDTGLPPGWVSSITKAAPTAEIPHAMTDEKDTAFKPWGDAADDPVDLAIRDTRRAVFPLHGLDPDDPRD; from the coding sequence ATGTCCTCGCCTGCTGTCGTCTGGGATGCCGCACTGCTGGGGTACGACCTGGGCGGGGAGCATCCGTTCAACCCCGTCCGCCTGGAGCTCACGATCCGGCTGGCCACGGAGCTCGGTGTGCTGAACGACGTCGAGCTGCTCGTGCCCACCGCGGCGGGCGACGAGGAGCTGCTGCGCATCCACGCACCCGAGTACCTCGCGGCCGTGCGGGAGGCGCCGCTCGTCGGGTGGGATGTCGGGCACGGGCTGGGCACGGCGGACAACCCGGTGTTCAGCGGGATGCACGACGCGTCGGCGCTGGTGGTCGGCTCGACGCTGCTCGCGGCGCGCAAGATCGCCGAGGGGGAGGTGAAGCGCGCGGTCAACATCGCGGGCGGGCTGCACCACGCGATGCGCGACTACGCGTCGGGCTTCTGCGTCTACAACGACTGCGCCATCGCCATTTCCTGGCTGCTCGACCACGGTTTCGACCGCATCGCCTACCTCGACACCGACGTGCACCACGGCGACGGGGTCCAGACCGCCTTCTACGACGACCCGCGCGTGCTCACCGTTTCGCTGCACCAGCATCCGTTCACGCTCTGGCCCGGCACCGGCTACGCCGCCGAGATCGGCAATGGCAAGGCCGCCGGCACTTCGGTCAACATCCCGCTGCCGCCGCACACCAAGGACCCGGGCTGGCTGCGGGCGTTCAACGCGGTCGTCCCCTCGCTGCTGGCCGAGTTCGAACCGCAGATCCTCGTGACGCAGTGCGGCGTCGACTCGCACGAGGAAGACCCGCTGGCCGACCTTTCGCTGTCGGTCGACGGGCACCGCACCATCTACTCGACGATGCGCGACCTCGCCGAGACCTACAGCGGCGGGCGCTGGCTCGCCGTCGGCGGGGGCGGCTACCAGCTGATCCGCGTGGTCCCGCGCTCCTGGACGCACCTGATCGCCACGGTGCTCGACCGCGACGTCGCGCCCGACACGGGGCTGCCGCCCGGCTGGGTCTCCTCGATCACCAAGGCCGCGCCGACCGCCGAGATCCCGCACGCGATGACCGATGAAAAGGACACGGCGTTCAAGCCGTGGGGCGACGCCGCCGACGACCCGGTCGACCTCGCGATCCGCGACACCCGCCGCGCGGTGTTCCCGCTGCACGGCCTCGACCCGGACGATCCCAGGGACTGA
- a CDS encoding bifunctional GNAT family N-acetyltransferase/acetate--CoA ligase family protein, giving the protein MSEDPAPGNGLRDPYDYPRDWEADVVLSDGGTVHLRPVVPTDADGLVAFHSRLSERTRYLRYFGAYPRIPPRDLQRFSTVDHHDRVAFVALLGGDIVAVGRYERLDGGPSAEVAFVVDDKHQGRGLGSILLEHLAAAASESGLRRFVAEVLAENAPMVRVFRDAGYQVSRAIEEGVLHLEFSIDPTEESLAVARSREQAAEARSVHNLLHPRSVAVIGASADHTKVGHVAFRNLLAADFTGTVFPVNPEHRSVRGVRAYASVLDIPDPVDLALVAVPAELVESVLDACLAKGVKTLVIVSGGFAESGPLGLHAELRLVGEARAHGMRVVGPNALGVLNTAPGVRLNATLAPKLPRRGHTGFFCQSGALGTAILADAGSRGLGLSTFVSAGNRADVSGNDLLQYWETDPETDLVLLYLESFGNPRKFARLARRLARNKPIVAVKSGRHAVRPQLAATSAEVDEASVQALFEQAGVVRVESLAQLFDTALVFAHQPLPAGPRIAIVGNSSAIGLLAADTARAQGLHLAFDPVDIGPQAGPDAFAAAVREALDSPETDALIAVFAPPITIPGTAYARALKEAVLEHERTKPVVSTFLAVEGVPDELAVLSEDGVPTRGSIPSYPSPERAVTALSRVVRYSAWRQRPQGTLVRPGGLHVEQAQSIVRELLAEADGHSMMLSDDDVVRLLGCYGVDVVPFRVVSDVDAAVEAAAELSYPVTLKAVDERLRGRPDLAGVRLDLTSEDSVRVAYRDLCEVSGDNELYVQRMAAKGISCVIGLQDDPSFGTLVSFGLSGLVSTLLGDRAYRAVPVTDVDAATLIREPRTSPLLTGYRGDEPADLAALQDMVLRVAALAEDNPEVRSLALDPILASPDGAFVANARMVLGPPPTRPDTGPRRLRHITPSD; this is encoded by the coding sequence ATGTCCGAAGACCCGGCACCCGGAAACGGCCTGCGCGACCCGTACGACTACCCCCGCGACTGGGAGGCCGACGTCGTCCTGTCCGACGGCGGCACCGTGCACCTGCGGCCCGTGGTGCCCACGGACGCCGACGGCCTCGTCGCCTTCCACAGCAGGCTTTCCGAGCGCACGCGCTACCTGCGCTACTTCGGCGCCTACCCGCGGATCCCCCCGCGCGACTTGCAGCGGTTCTCCACTGTGGACCACCACGACCGGGTCGCGTTCGTGGCGCTGCTCGGCGGCGACATCGTGGCCGTCGGGCGCTACGAACGGCTCGACGGCGGTCCCTCGGCCGAGGTCGCGTTCGTCGTCGACGACAAGCACCAGGGCCGCGGGCTCGGCTCGATCCTGCTGGAGCACCTGGCCGCCGCCGCGTCGGAGAGCGGGCTGCGCCGGTTCGTCGCCGAGGTCCTCGCCGAGAACGCGCCCATGGTTCGCGTGTTCCGCGACGCCGGCTACCAGGTCAGCCGCGCCATCGAGGAAGGTGTGCTGCACCTGGAGTTCAGCATCGACCCGACGGAGGAGTCGCTCGCAGTCGCGCGCTCGCGCGAGCAGGCGGCCGAGGCGCGCAGCGTGCACAACCTGCTGCACCCGCGCTCGGTCGCGGTGATCGGCGCTTCGGCCGACCACACGAAGGTCGGCCACGTCGCCTTCCGCAACCTGCTCGCTGCCGACTTCACGGGCACGGTCTTCCCGGTCAACCCCGAGCACCGCTCGGTGCGCGGCGTGCGCGCATACGCGTCGGTGCTCGACATCCCGGACCCCGTTGACCTCGCACTGGTCGCCGTGCCCGCCGAGCTCGTCGAGTCCGTGCTCGACGCCTGTCTCGCCAAGGGCGTGAAGACGCTGGTGATCGTCTCCGGCGGGTTTGCCGAGTCCGGCCCGCTCGGCCTGCACGCCGAGCTGCGGCTCGTCGGCGAGGCCCGCGCGCACGGCATGCGCGTGGTCGGCCCGAACGCGCTCGGCGTGCTCAACACCGCGCCCGGCGTGCGGCTCAACGCCACCCTCGCACCGAAGCTGCCGCGCCGCGGGCACACCGGCTTCTTCTGCCAGTCCGGTGCGCTGGGCACGGCGATCCTGGCCGACGCCGGTTCGCGCGGCCTGGGCCTGTCCACGTTCGTCTCCGCCGGCAACCGCGCCGACGTCTCGGGCAACGATCTGTTGCAGTACTGGGAAACCGACCCCGAGACCGACCTCGTGCTGCTCTACCTCGAGTCCTTCGGCAACCCGCGCAAGTTCGCCCGCCTGGCGCGGCGACTCGCGCGGAACAAGCCGATCGTCGCGGTGAAGTCGGGCCGCCACGCCGTGCGTCCCCAGCTGGCCGCCACGTCGGCCGAGGTCGACGAGGCGAGCGTGCAGGCGCTGTTCGAACAGGCCGGCGTGGTGCGCGTGGAGTCGCTCGCGCAGCTGTTCGACACCGCGCTCGTGTTCGCCCACCAGCCGCTGCCGGCCGGGCCGCGGATCGCCATCGTCGGCAACTCGAGCGCGATCGGGCTGCTCGCGGCGGACACCGCGCGGGCGCAGGGGCTGCACCTCGCGTTCGACCCCGTGGACATCGGCCCGCAGGCCGGGCCCGACGCGTTCGCCGCCGCCGTGCGCGAAGCCCTCGACTCGCCCGAGACCGACGCGCTCATCGCCGTGTTCGCTCCGCCGATCACCATTCCCGGCACCGCGTACGCGCGGGCGCTGAAGGAAGCCGTGCTGGAGCACGAGCGCACGAAGCCGGTCGTCTCCACGTTCCTCGCGGTCGAGGGTGTGCCCGACGAATTGGCCGTGCTGAGCGAAGACGGTGTACCCACGCGGGGTTCGATCCCGTCGTACCCGAGCCCGGAACGCGCGGTGACCGCGTTGTCCCGCGTGGTGCGGTATTCGGCGTGGCGGCAGCGTCCACAGGGGACGCTGGTGCGCCCGGGTGGGCTGCACGTCGAGCAGGCGCAGTCGATCGTGCGCGAGCTGCTCGCCGAAGCCGACGGCCATTCCATGATGCTGTCCGACGACGACGTGGTGCGGCTGCTCGGCTGCTACGGCGTCGATGTGGTCCCGTTCCGCGTGGTGTCCGATGTGGACGCTGCCGTCGAGGCCGCCGCGGAGCTGAGCTACCCGGTCACGCTCAAGGCCGTGGACGAGCGGCTGCGCGGCCGGCCCGACCTCGCGGGCGTGCGCCTGGACCTCACTTCGGAGGACTCCGTGCGCGTGGCCTACCGCGACCTGTGCGAGGTCTCCGGCGACAACGAGCTCTACGTGCAACGCATGGCGGCCAAAGGAATCTCGTGCGTGATCGGGCTGCAGGACGACCCGTCGTTCGGCACGCTCGTGTCGTTCGGGCTCTCGGGCCTGGTCAGCACGCTGCTCGGCGATCGTGCCTACCGCGCGGTGCCGGTCACCGACGTCGACGCCGCCACGCTCATCCGCGAGCCCCGCACGTCGCCCCTGCTCACCGGCTACCGCGGCGACGAACCCGCCGACCTCGCGGCGCTGCAGGACATGGTGCTGCGCGTCGCCGCGCTGGCGGAGGACAACCCGGAAGTCCGGTCCCTGGCTCTCGACCCGATCCTCGCCTCGCCCGACGGCGCCTTCGTGGCCAACGCGCGCATGGTGCTGGGCCCGCCGCCGACCCGGCCGGACACCGGGCCGCGGCGGTTGCGCCACATCACGCCGTCGGACTGA
- a CDS encoding carboxymuconolactone decarboxylase family protein: protein MTAPTKRAANTDVMTAIQHLTRAIHAGGVDPGLLGLVHLRASQINGCSPCVYAGVEAAKKHGETDERLHNVAAWRDTPFFTDAEAAALALTESATRLQDGAAGVTPEIRDAVAAHFTEEQLSALTLEIALTNFFNRINRINGEQAGKTW, encoded by the coding sequence ATGACAGCACCGACGAAGCGCGCGGCGAACACCGACGTGATGACCGCGATCCAGCACCTGACCCGCGCGATCCACGCCGGCGGCGTCGACCCGGGCCTGCTGGGGCTGGTCCACCTGCGCGCGAGCCAGATCAACGGCTGCAGCCCCTGCGTGTACGCCGGGGTCGAAGCGGCGAAGAAGCACGGGGAGACCGACGAACGGCTGCACAACGTGGCCGCCTGGCGCGACACGCCCTTCTTCACCGACGCGGAAGCGGCGGCGCTCGCGCTGACCGAGTCGGCCACCCGCCTGCAGGACGGCGCGGCGGGCGTCACCCCCGAGATCCGGGACGCCGTGGCCGCCCACTTCACCGAGGAGCAGCTGTCGGCGCTCACGCTGGAGATCGCGCTGACCAACTTCTTCAACCGCATCAACCGGATCAACGGGGAGCAGGCCGGCAAGACCTGGTGA
- a CDS encoding sigma-70 family RNA polymerase sigma factor, producing the protein MTDPIAEAFESQRERLRAVAYRVLGSHADADDVVQDAWLRLSRQDPAAIDNLGGWLTTVVGRLSLDVLRARQTRPQAPGDDRLPDGVVPLDGPEDDVALADSVGLALLVVLDALGPGERLAFVLHDLFAVPFEEIGQILGKSTAAAKMLASRARRKVRDSERPAAVGREQRGVVRAFLAAARDGDFAGLLQVLDPDVRLTAETPDGVVVVLGATKVASGARLSGGLAAAGRDVLVSGRPGVVSLDEDGTVVALLAFTIVAGRITELTVVTDPAKLTE; encoded by the coding sequence ATGACCGACCCGATCGCGGAAGCGTTCGAATCCCAGCGCGAACGGCTGCGCGCCGTCGCCTACCGCGTGCTCGGGTCGCACGCCGACGCCGACGACGTCGTGCAGGACGCGTGGCTGCGTCTGTCCCGCCAGGACCCGGCGGCCATCGACAACCTCGGCGGCTGGCTCACCACGGTCGTCGGCCGCCTCAGCCTCGACGTGCTGCGCGCGCGGCAGACCCGGCCGCAGGCACCGGGCGACGACCGGCTGCCCGACGGCGTGGTGCCCCTCGACGGGCCCGAGGACGACGTCGCGCTCGCCGACTCGGTCGGGCTCGCGCTGCTGGTGGTGCTCGACGCGCTCGGTCCCGGCGAGCGGCTGGCGTTCGTGCTGCACGACCTGTTCGCGGTGCCGTTCGAGGAGATCGGCCAGATCCTCGGCAAGTCCACCGCCGCGGCGAAGATGCTCGCCAGCCGCGCCCGCCGGAAGGTGCGGGACTCCGAGCGGCCTGCCGCCGTCGGACGGGAGCAGCGGGGCGTGGTCCGGGCCTTCCTGGCGGCGGCTCGCGACGGTGACTTCGCGGGGCTGCTGCAGGTGCTCGACCCCGACGTGCGGTTGACGGCCGAGACCCCGGACGGTGTGGTCGTGGTGCTCGGCGCCACCAAGGTCGCGAGCGGCGCGCGGTTGTCCGGTGGCCTGGCCGCCGCGGGCCGGGACGTGCTCGTGTCCGGGCGCCCCGGCGTCGTGTCCCTCGACGAGGACGGCACGGTGGTGGCGCTGCTCGCGTTCACGATCGTCGCGGGGCGGATCACGGAGCTCACCGTCGTCACCGATCCGGCGAAGCTCACCGAGTGA
- a CDS encoding acyl-CoA dehydrogenase family protein: MDFSPTEAQQDLAALTRRILADHVTPETLGPHGSGGFDAPLWTRLAQSGVLDAALPAAVGGGGFGLLEQCSVLIEIGRAVAPLPYRASVVQSASVLAELGRPELAERWLVPVSRGSAVLAVASGGFTETGGRLTGTQTAVPFAAFADALLVETPRGVFLVERDAPGVSVAAQQTIDHADAGLVQLVDAPGTALGEVGQALRQRGAVGLCAQQLGVVERALELTAAHTREREQFGHVLGGFQAVRQRLADAYLDVEAVRLTLWQAAWRLSEGLPADAEIATAKYWAAEAGHRVAHTAVHLHGGVGIDVEHPLHRYFAAAKRLEFTGGGATAQLLTLGGLLTR, translated from the coding sequence GTGGACTTCTCCCCCACCGAGGCGCAGCAGGACCTCGCCGCACTGACTCGCCGCATCCTCGCCGACCATGTGACGCCGGAAACGCTGGGGCCGCACGGGTCCGGCGGCTTCGATGCTCCGCTGTGGACGCGGCTCGCGCAGTCGGGCGTGCTCGACGCGGCACTGCCCGCCGCGGTCGGCGGCGGCGGGTTCGGTTTGCTGGAGCAGTGCTCGGTGCTGATCGAGATCGGCCGGGCCGTGGCGCCGCTGCCCTACCGCGCTTCCGTGGTGCAGTCGGCCTCGGTGCTCGCGGAGCTGGGCCGGCCGGAGCTGGCGGAGCGCTGGCTGGTGCCGGTGTCGCGCGGTTCCGCCGTGCTGGCGGTCGCGTCCGGCGGCTTCACCGAGACCGGCGGACGGCTCACCGGTACGCAGACCGCGGTGCCGTTCGCGGCGTTCGCCGACGCGCTGCTGGTCGAAACCCCGCGCGGTGTTTTCCTGGTCGAACGCGACGCCCCCGGCGTCTCCGTCGCGGCGCAGCAGACGATCGACCACGCCGACGCGGGCCTGGTCCAGCTCGTCGACGCGCCCGGCACGGCCCTGGGCGAGGTCGGTCAAGCGTTGCGACAGCGCGGCGCGGTGGGGTTGTGCGCGCAGCAGCTGGGCGTCGTCGAGCGCGCCCTGGAGCTGACGGCCGCCCACACGCGTGAGCGCGAGCAGTTCGGCCACGTGCTCGGCGGATTCCAGGCCGTGCGCCAGCGTCTCGCCGACGCCTACCTGGACGTCGAAGCCGTGCGGCTCACGCTGTGGCAGGCCGCGTGGCGCCTGTCTGAAGGCCTGCCCGCCGACGCCGAGATCGCCACGGCGAAGTACTGGGCCGCCGAAGCCGGCCACCGCGTCGCCCATACCGCGGTGCACCTGCACGGCGGTGTCGGCATTGACGTCGAGCACCCCCTGCACCGCTACTTCGCGGCGGCCAAACGCCTCGAGTTCACCGGCGGCGGCGCCACGGCGCAACTGCTCACTCTGGGCGGTCTGCTCACTCGGTGA
- a CDS encoding acyl-CoA dehydrogenase family protein, which produces MRIDHTDAQRELAAELREYFAELMTPARRESLAASGGEYGDGAAYKEIVRRLGKDGWLALGWPREYGGQARSMLDQLVFTDEAAAAGVPVPFLTVNTIGPTIMRYGTEDQKAFYLPRIAAGDLHFSIGYSEPGAGTDLASLRTRAVRDGDEYVITGQKMWTSLIEYADYVWLAARTDPDAPKHKGLSMLVVPTSAPGFSWTKVHTVAGPGTSATYYDDVRVPVSARVADENAGWPLITNQLNHERVALTSAAPMRTALHDVIEWARTAVTPEGAPLLDAEWVRLNLARVHTRAEYLKLRNWQIAWAAAQRELGPAEASATKVFGTESAIEAYRLLMEVLGGAAVVREGSPGAVLAGRIERLHRSALILTFGGGTNEVQRDIVAAAALGQPVTR; this is translated from the coding sequence GTGCGGATCGACCACACGGACGCCCAGCGTGAGCTGGCGGCGGAGCTCCGAGAGTACTTCGCCGAGCTGATGACGCCGGCCCGCCGGGAGAGCCTCGCCGCGAGTGGCGGCGAGTACGGCGATGGCGCGGCGTACAAGGAGATCGTGCGCCGGCTGGGCAAGGACGGATGGCTCGCGCTGGGCTGGCCGCGCGAGTACGGCGGGCAGGCGCGCTCGATGCTCGACCAGCTCGTGTTCACCGACGAGGCGGCGGCCGCGGGTGTGCCCGTGCCCTTCCTGACGGTGAACACGATCGGGCCCACCATCATGCGCTACGGCACCGAAGACCAGAAGGCGTTCTACCTGCCGCGCATCGCCGCCGGCGACCTGCACTTCTCCATCGGCTACTCCGAACCGGGCGCGGGCACGGACCTCGCTTCGCTGCGCACGCGCGCGGTGCGCGACGGCGACGAGTACGTGATCACCGGCCAGAAGATGTGGACCAGCCTCATCGAGTACGCCGATTACGTGTGGCTCGCCGCGCGCACCGACCCGGACGCGCCGAAGCACAAGGGCCTGTCGATGCTCGTCGTGCCGACGTCGGCACCCGGGTTCTCCTGGACGAAGGTCCACACCGTCGCGGGTCCCGGCACCAGCGCCACCTACTACGACGACGTGCGCGTGCCCGTGAGCGCGCGTGTCGCCGACGAGAACGCGGGCTGGCCCCTGATCACCAACCAGCTCAACCACGAGCGCGTCGCGCTGACCTCGGCCGCGCCGATGCGCACGGCACTGCACGACGTGATCGAGTGGGCGCGCACCGCCGTCACCCCCGAAGGCGCGCCGCTGCTCGACGCCGAGTGGGTGCGGCTGAACCTCGCCCGCGTGCACACCCGCGCGGAGTACCTGAAGCTGCGCAACTGGCAGATCGCGTGGGCGGCGGCGCAACGCGAGCTCGGGCCGGCCGAAGCGTCGGCGACGAAGGTGTTCGGCACGGAGTCCGCGATCGAGGCCTACCGGCTGCTGATGGAAGTGCTCGGCGGGGCGGCCGTCGTCCGCGAAGGGTCGCCGGGCGCGGTGCTGGCCGGCCGCATCGAACGGCTGCACCGCTCCGCCCTCATCCTCACCTTCGGCGGCGGCACGAACGAGGTGCAGCGCGACATCGTCGCCGCGGCCGCGCTCGGCCAGCCCGTGACGCGTTAG